The Streptomyces achromogenes genome window below encodes:
- a CDS encoding GNAT family N-acetyltransferase has translation MRITIREGGPDDVPAMLAMLDSSVAWLVAQGRPGQWGTKPLSENPKTVESVVRYLEEGWAFVAEADGEPAAALTLTDAPGAYLAHLPPPGEPERYIHWLTSDRRFKGHGVGSALLEHAAEATRRAGVGLLRVDCYAGDDRRLVAYYEAHGFTPTQAYTVGDHQWPGQVLARRVGPPATSAEWRETGRPEGATPAVPSE, from the coding sequence ATGCGGATCACGATCAGAGAAGGCGGACCCGACGACGTCCCCGCGATGCTCGCCATGCTCGACAGCAGCGTGGCGTGGCTGGTCGCCCAGGGCCGGCCCGGCCAGTGGGGGACGAAGCCTCTGTCGGAGAACCCGAAGACGGTCGAGTCCGTCGTCCGGTACCTGGAGGAGGGCTGGGCGTTCGTCGCCGAGGCCGACGGCGAGCCGGCCGCCGCCCTCACGCTCACCGACGCGCCCGGCGCGTACCTCGCGCACCTCCCGCCGCCCGGGGAACCCGAGCGGTACATCCACTGGCTGACCTCGGACCGGCGCTTCAAGGGGCACGGCGTGGGCAGCGCACTGCTCGAGCACGCCGCCGAGGCGACCCGGCGGGCGGGCGTCGGCCTGCTGCGGGTGGACTGCTACGCGGGCGACGACCGCAGGCTCGTCGCCTATTACGAGGCCCACGGCTTCACCCCTACGCAGGCGTACACGGTCGGGGACCATCAGTGGCCCGGGCAGGTGCTGGCCCGCAGGGTGGGACCGCCGGCCACGTCTGCCGAATGGCGTGAGACCGGCCGCCCGGAGGGTGCGACCCCCGCCGTGCCCTCCGAGTGA
- a CDS encoding MFS transporter, giving the protein MFSSLRVRNYRLFFLGQVVSNIGTWMQRIAQDWLVLSLTGSATAVGVTTALQFLPMLLFGLYGGVLVDRLPKRRTLLFTQSAMALTGIALAVLSLSGHVQVWHVYVAAFAVGLATVLDNPARQTFVSEMVGPDQLQNAVSLNSANFQSARLIGPAVAGVMITGVGTGWAFLFNGLSFVAPLAGLLLMRSRELHAVERAPRGKGQLREGLRYVAGRPDLIWTIVLVGFVSTFGFNFPVYLSAFADDVFHAGAGSYSLFNTLMAVGSLAGALLAARRGTARMRVLVAGAVAFGTMEIVASAAPSLWLFALLMAPIGMFGMTVNVTANSSVQLGTDPAMRGRVMALYMMVFMGGAPVGAPIAGWITDAYGVRAGMAAGGAVSAAAAVTVGLVLARMGDLRLSVGWHHGHPSVRFVPRADRELATVT; this is encoded by the coding sequence ATGTTCAGCTCCCTGAGGGTCAGGAACTACCGCCTGTTCTTCCTGGGCCAGGTCGTCTCCAACATCGGCACCTGGATGCAGCGCATCGCCCAGGACTGGCTGGTGCTCAGCCTCACCGGCTCCGCCACCGCCGTCGGCGTCACGACGGCCCTGCAGTTCCTGCCCATGCTGCTCTTCGGGCTCTACGGCGGTGTCCTCGTCGACCGGCTGCCCAAGCGCCGCACGCTGCTGTTCACCCAGTCCGCGATGGCCCTCACCGGCATCGCGCTCGCCGTCCTCAGCCTCTCCGGCCACGTCCAGGTCTGGCACGTCTACGTCGCCGCCTTCGCCGTCGGCCTCGCGACGGTCCTGGACAACCCCGCACGGCAGACCTTCGTCTCCGAGATGGTCGGCCCCGACCAGCTCCAGAACGCGGTCAGCCTCAACTCCGCGAACTTCCAGTCGGCCCGGCTGATCGGCCCCGCCGTGGCCGGCGTGATGATCACCGGCGTCGGCACCGGGTGGGCGTTCCTCTTCAACGGCCTGTCCTTCGTCGCCCCCCTCGCCGGCCTGCTGCTGATGCGCTCGCGCGAGCTGCACGCCGTCGAACGCGCCCCGCGCGGCAAGGGCCAGCTGCGGGAAGGCCTGCGGTACGTCGCCGGCCGCCCCGACCTGATCTGGACGATCGTCCTGGTCGGGTTCGTCAGCACCTTCGGGTTCAACTTCCCCGTGTACCTCTCGGCCTTCGCCGACGACGTCTTCCACGCGGGCGCGGGCTCCTACAGCCTGTTCAACACGCTGATGGCGGTCGGCTCCCTCGCGGGCGCCCTGCTCGCGGCCCGGCGCGGCACGGCCCGGATGCGGGTGCTGGTCGCCGGAGCGGTGGCCTTCGGCACCATGGAGATCGTGGCCTCCGCGGCCCCCTCCCTGTGGCTGTTCGCCCTGCTCATGGCCCCGATCGGGATGTTCGGCATGACGGTCAACGTCACCGCCAACAGCAGCGTCCAGCTGGGCACCGACCCCGCCATGCGGGGCCGCGTGATGGCCCTCTACATGATGGTGTTCATGGGCGGCGCCCCGGTCGGCGCGCCGATCGCCGGCTGGATCACCGACGCGTACGGCGTCCGGGCGGGCATGGCGGCCGGCGGAGCCGTCTCGGCCGCCGCCGCCGTCACCGTCGGCCTGGTCCTGGCCCGGATGGGCGACCTGCGCCTGTCGGTCGGCTGGCACCACGGCCACCCGAGCGTGCGCTTCGTCCCCCGCGCGGACCGGGAGCTCGCCACGGTCACGTGA
- a CDS encoding MarR family winged helix-turn-helix transcriptional regulator, protein MPDLTHGDDVAAVNSLRSAVMRLSRRLKHQRVDESLSPTEMSVLGTLSLCGSATPGELARKEHVQPPSMTRIVALLEAKGLVRLEPHPEDRRQKVVTKTEQAEAMLAESRAKRNAFLATLVDGLDEDEWAKLRAAAPVLEKLAHL, encoded by the coding sequence ATGCCTGACCTCACCCATGGCGACGACGTAGCCGCCGTGAACTCCCTGCGATCGGCCGTGATGCGGCTGTCCCGCCGACTCAAGCACCAGCGGGTCGACGAGTCGCTGAGCCCCACCGAGATGTCGGTGCTCGGCACCCTCTCCCTCTGCGGCAGCGCCACACCCGGCGAGCTCGCCCGCAAGGAGCACGTGCAGCCGCCCTCGATGACCCGCATCGTGGCGCTGCTGGAGGCCAAGGGCCTGGTCCGGCTGGAGCCGCATCCCGAGGACCGCCGCCAGAAGGTCGTCACCAAGACCGAGCAGGCCGAAGCCATGCTCGCGGAGAGCCGCGCCAAGCGGAACGCCTTCCTGGCCACCCTGGTCGACGGCCTCGACGAGGACGAGTGGGCGAAACTGCGCGCCGCCGCCCCCGTACTGGAGAAGCTCGCCCACCTGTAA
- a CDS encoding ribbon-helix-helix protein, CopG family has protein sequence MGTSVLSLRIDGELLERLRQHAAKRGMSVQDYVVRTLIRDDFDQRFQTAVDETDEFYGRT, from the coding sequence ATGGGGACCAGTGTGCTCAGCCTGCGGATAGACGGGGAGCTGCTCGAGCGGCTCCGGCAGCATGCCGCGAAAAGGGGAATGAGCGTCCAGGACTATGTCGTCCGGACGCTCATTCGCGATGACTTCGACCAGCGGTTCCAGACCGCGGTCGACGAGACCGACGAGTTCTACGGGCGCACCTGA
- a CDS encoding NCS2 family permease, with protein sequence MPTPAPAKVPAPEQPGATSVHGALDRHFRISERGSTLSREIRGGFATFFAMAYIIVLNPIILSSAKDMYGHQLDNGQLVTATCVTAAFTTLLMGVIGNVPIALAAGLGVNSVVALQLAPRMSWPDAMGMVVLAGFVVMLLVATGLRERVMNAVPFGLRKAISIGIGLFIMLIGLVDSGFVSRIPDAAHTTVPLQLGADGHLNGWPVLVFILGALLTLALITRKVPGAILISIVAMTVLALIVNAVATVPSWGLTTPEWPGNPVATPDFGLIGEVSLFGGFREVGVLTGVLFVFTVLLSCFFDAMGTIMGVSDEAKLTNAQGEMPGINKVLFVDGLAVAAGGASSSSATTAFVESTAGVGEGARTGFANLVTGGLFAVALFLTPVATMVPSQAATPALLAVGYLILAGSVKEIDWADHTIAIPAFITMVMMPFTYSITNGIGMGFIAFVVLRLAAGRGREVPAPMYVVSAVFVFYYLMPALGLT encoded by the coding sequence ATGCCCACGCCGGCCCCCGCCAAGGTCCCCGCCCCTGAACAGCCGGGAGCCACGTCCGTCCACGGCGCCCTCGACCGCCACTTCCGGATCTCCGAGCGGGGCAGCACGCTGTCCCGGGAGATCCGGGGCGGCTTCGCCACCTTCTTCGCGATGGCGTACATCATCGTGCTGAATCCGATCATCCTCAGCAGCGCCAAGGACATGTACGGGCACCAGCTCGACAACGGTCAGCTGGTCACCGCCACCTGTGTGACGGCCGCCTTCACCACGCTCCTCATGGGCGTGATCGGCAACGTGCCCATCGCGCTGGCCGCGGGCCTCGGCGTGAACTCGGTGGTCGCGCTCCAGCTCGCGCCCCGGATGTCCTGGCCGGACGCCATGGGCATGGTCGTGCTCGCCGGGTTCGTGGTCATGCTCCTGGTCGCCACCGGGCTGCGCGAGCGCGTCATGAACGCGGTGCCCTTCGGTCTGCGCAAGGCCATCAGCATCGGCATCGGCCTGTTCATCATGCTGATCGGCCTCGTCGACTCCGGCTTCGTCAGCCGGATCCCGGACGCCGCCCACACCACCGTCCCGCTCCAGCTCGGCGCCGACGGTCACCTGAACGGCTGGCCGGTCCTCGTCTTCATCCTGGGCGCGCTGCTCACGCTGGCCCTGATCACCCGCAAGGTGCCCGGCGCGATCCTCATCTCGATCGTCGCGATGACCGTCCTCGCGCTGATCGTCAACGCGGTCGCGACCGTCCCCTCCTGGGGCCTCACCACCCCCGAGTGGCCCGGCAACCCCGTCGCCACCCCCGACTTCGGGCTGATCGGCGAGGTCAGCCTGTTCGGCGGGTTCCGCGAGGTCGGCGTCCTGACCGGCGTTCTCTTCGTCTTCACGGTCCTGCTGTCGTGCTTCTTCGACGCGATGGGCACGATCATGGGCGTCAGCGACGAGGCCAAGCTGACCAATGCCCAGGGCGAGATGCCCGGCATCAACAAGGTTCTTTTCGTCGACGGCCTCGCGGTCGCCGCCGGCGGCGCCAGTTCCTCCTCCGCCACCACCGCTTTCGTGGAGTCCACGGCCGGCGTCGGCGAGGGCGCCCGCACCGGCTTCGCGAACCTGGTCACCGGCGGACTCTTCGCCGTCGCGCTGTTCCTCACGCCCGTCGCCACGATGGTGCCGTCCCAGGCCGCCACGCCGGCGCTGCTCGCGGTGGGCTATCTGATCCTGGCCGGGTCGGTCAAGGAGATCGACTGGGCCGACCACACGATCGCGATCCCGGCCTTCATCACCATGGTGATGATGCCGTTCACCTACTCGATCACCAACGGCATCGGCATGGGCTTCATCGCCTTCGTCGTGCTGCGGCTGGCGGCCGGGCGCGGCCGGGAGGTCCCGGCGCCGATGTACGTGGTGTCCGCCGTGTTCGTCTTCTACTACCTGATGCCGGCACTCGGCCTCACCTGA
- a CDS encoding DUF2530 domain-containing protein, producing MAKWTPKHEAPEPLEGPVVATITGGTILWFVLFLVQLPFYGWFEDHDRLWWVWTCLAGAGLGLIGIWYVRKRDAAIKRDAAAKQGDTSAV from the coding sequence ATGGCGAAGTGGACCCCCAAGCACGAGGCGCCGGAGCCCCTGGAGGGCCCCGTGGTCGCCACCATCACCGGCGGCACGATCCTCTGGTTCGTCCTCTTCCTCGTCCAGCTCCCCTTCTACGGATGGTTCGAGGACCACGACCGCCTGTGGTGGGTGTGGACCTGCCTGGCCGGCGCCGGCCTGGGGCTCATCGGCATCTGGTACGTCCGCAAGCGGGACGCGGCGATCAAACGGGACGCGGCGGCGAAGCAGGGGGACACCTCCGCCGTGTGA
- a CDS encoding HAD-IC family P-type ATPase, with product MAHTDATDAPASVPTATGLTAAEVADRVARGQVNDVPVRSSRSVGEIVRANVFTRFNAIIGVLWLVMLAVAPIQDGLFGFVILANTGIGIIQEWRAKQTLDSLAVVGESRPTVRRGATAVAVSTSELVLDDVIEIGPGDKAAVDGVCVEADGLEIDESLLTGEADPVVKRPGDTVMSGSFVVAGVGAFRATKVGREAYAAQLAEEASRFTLVHSELRTGISTILKYVTWMMVPAAIGLVVTQLVVKNNDLKESVARTVGGIVPMVPEGLVLLTSVAFAIGVIRLGRKQCLVQELPAIEGLARVDTVCLDKTGTLTEGGMDVTELRTLDGGDEAYVRRVLGALGESDPRPNASLKAIIDAYPDAEEWRCTESLPFSSARKYSGASFNEGDGESSTWLLGAPDVLLADSDPALAETERLNEQGMRVLLLVRAARDLDDPEPARGARAAALVVLEQRLRPDAADTLRYFAEQDVHAKVVSGDNAVSVGAVAAKLGLDGGAVDARRLPPDPPGMARALDEGTVFGRVTPQQKRDMVGALQSRGHTVAMTGDGVNDVLALKDADIGVAMGSGSEATRAVAQIVLLDNSFATLPSVVAEGRRVIGNITRVATLFLVKTVYSVLLALLVVCWQVEYPFLPRHLTLLSTLTIGIPAFFLALAPNRERARPHFVRRVMRYSVPGGVIAGAATFVTYLMARHHYTGAGSLEAETSAATLTLFLVSMWVLAIIARPYTWWRVLLVASMGSAFLVVLVVPWLQDFFALKLVGPTMPWIAVGVAVAASAALEGCWTWIDRRAAA from the coding sequence ATGGCCCACACCGACGCCACCGACGCCCCCGCCTCCGTGCCGACGGCCACCGGCCTGACCGCCGCGGAGGTCGCGGACCGCGTCGCCCGCGGTCAGGTCAACGACGTGCCGGTCCGCAGCAGCCGCTCGGTCGGCGAGATCGTCCGGGCGAACGTCTTCACCCGGTTCAACGCGATCATCGGCGTCCTGTGGCTGGTCATGCTCGCCGTCGCGCCCATCCAGGACGGCCTGTTCGGATTCGTGATCCTCGCCAACACCGGCATCGGCATCATCCAGGAGTGGCGGGCCAAGCAGACCCTGGACTCGCTCGCCGTGGTCGGCGAGTCACGTCCCACCGTCCGCCGTGGCGCGACGGCCGTCGCGGTCTCCACCTCCGAGCTCGTGCTGGACGACGTCATCGAGATCGGCCCGGGGGACAAGGCCGCCGTGGACGGGGTGTGCGTCGAGGCGGACGGCCTGGAGATCGACGAGTCGCTTCTCACCGGCGAGGCCGACCCCGTCGTCAAGCGGCCCGGCGACACGGTCATGTCGGGCAGCTTCGTGGTGGCCGGCGTCGGCGCGTTCCGGGCCACCAAGGTCGGCCGGGAGGCCTACGCCGCCCAGCTCGCCGAGGAGGCGTCCCGCTTCACGCTCGTCCACTCCGAACTGCGCACCGGCATCTCCACGATCCTCAAGTACGTGACGTGGATGATGGTGCCGGCCGCGATCGGCCTGGTCGTCACCCAGCTGGTGGTCAAGAACAACGACCTCAAGGAGTCCGTCGCCCGTACCGTCGGCGGCATCGTCCCGATGGTCCCCGAAGGGCTCGTGCTGCTCACCTCGGTCGCCTTCGCGATCGGCGTCATCCGGCTCGGCCGCAAACAGTGCCTGGTGCAGGAGCTCCCGGCCATCGAGGGCCTCGCCCGCGTCGACACCGTCTGCCTGGACAAGACCGGCACCCTCACCGAGGGCGGCATGGACGTCACCGAGCTGCGCACCCTCGACGGCGGTGACGAGGCGTACGTACGGCGGGTCCTCGGGGCCCTCGGGGAGTCCGACCCGCGGCCGAACGCCTCACTGAAGGCGATCATCGACGCCTACCCGGACGCCGAGGAGTGGCGCTGCACCGAGTCCCTGCCCTTTTCCTCCGCGCGCAAGTACAGCGGCGCCAGCTTCAACGAGGGCGACGGGGAGAGCAGCACCTGGCTGCTGGGGGCGCCCGACGTGCTGCTGGCCGACAGCGATCCGGCCCTCGCCGAGACCGAGCGGCTGAACGAGCAGGGGATGCGCGTGCTGCTGCTGGTCCGGGCCGCCCGCGACCTCGACGATCCCGAGCCGGCACGCGGGGCCCGGGCCGCCGCCCTGGTCGTGCTCGAGCAGCGGCTGCGGCCGGACGCCGCCGACACGCTGCGCTACTTCGCCGAGCAGGACGTCCACGCCAAGGTCGTCTCCGGTGACAACGCGGTGTCGGTGGGCGCGGTGGCGGCGAAGCTCGGACTGGACGGCGGCGCGGTGGACGCCCGGCGGCTGCCGCCCGACCCGCCCGGCATGGCGCGGGCCCTGGACGAGGGAACGGTGTTCGGCCGGGTCACCCCGCAGCAGAAACGGGACATGGTCGGCGCGCTGCAGTCCCGCGGGCACACCGTCGCGATGACCGGGGACGGCGTCAACGACGTGCTCGCGCTGAAGGACGCGGACATCGGCGTGGCGATGGGGTCGGGATCCGAGGCCACCCGCGCGGTCGCGCAGATCGTGCTGCTGGACAACAGCTTCGCGACCCTGCCGTCGGTGGTGGCGGAGGGCCGCCGGGTCATCGGCAACATCACCCGGGTGGCGACGCTGTTCCTGGTGAAGACGGTCTACTCGGTGCTGCTTGCCCTGCTGGTGGTGTGCTGGCAGGTCGAGTACCCGTTCCTGCCACGGCACCTGACCCTGTTGTCCACGCTCACCATCGGCATCCCGGCCTTCTTCCTCGCGCTCGCCCCCAACCGTGAGCGGGCCCGCCCGCACTTCGTACGGCGGGTGATGCGGTACTCGGTCCCGGGCGGCGTGATCGCCGGGGCCGCGACCTTCGTCACGTATCTGATGGCTCGTCACCACTACACGGGAGCGGGCTCCTTGGAGGCCGAGACGAGCGCGGCGACGCTCACCCTGTTCCTGGTCTCGATGTGGGTGCTGGCGATCATCGCCCGGCCGTACACCTGGTGGCGGGTGCTGCTGGTGGCCTCGATGGGCTCGGCGTTCCTGGTGGTGCTGGTCGTCCCCTGGCTGCAGGACTTCTTCGCGCTGAAGCTGGTCGGGCCGACGATGCCGTGGATCGCGGTGGGGGTGGCGGTGGCCGCGTCGGCGGCCCTCGAGGGGTGCTGGACATGGATCGACCGCCGGGCGGCCGCATGA